The window GAGGGAGATTATCGAGTACTACGAAGAAGTCGATTCGCAGTAAGAATAGGTCCTATATTGATCGTCCGTCCAGAACGATGCGTGCGTCACCTGTACTGAGCGACCACTAACCCTCGCAGGTCGTCTCTTGGTGTGTGCCACATTTGCGCTCTGCGTTCAGCACGACTGCTGAAACTTATCACCAGTCAAGGAGTTCAACAATCCAAGGAACCATTCCGGTTCCACTACATCAGCTTGCTATCTTCCGACGCGTTACTCGAGTATATTCGTTTCCGTATGTGACAACCTCGATAGCGCCTCTTGATTCATTTCAGCGACTATCTCGTGATAGAACCCTAGCCCCGGCGCCGAAGAATCCGCTCGATAATCAGTCGCGTCGAGAGCAGTTCGTCCTCGTACTGCGGCTCGCGGCCGGAGGCCCGCTCGACGCGACAGTCGACCCCGCGGCACTCGAGTTCCTCCCGGATCGCGTCCGGATCGTGGTGCTGGTCGTGGCCCAGTGCGATCACGTCGGGCTCGAGTTCCTCGATGGGACGGAAAATATCCTCCGTATCGCCCAGAATTGCCCGATCGACCACCGCGAGGGCATCCACGAGTTCCCGACGCTGGTGGGCCGAACAGATCGGTGCCTCCTTGTGATCGACGTTCGTCGGTCGGGCGACGATCACGACGAGTTCGTCGCCCATCGCCGCCGCCCGCTCGAGATAGTGGACGTGGCCGGGGTGAAGCAGGTCGAAGGTTCCCTGGGCGACCACGAGGACGTTCGATTCGTCATCCTCGCCACCACCGTCGGTCGCTACTCGAACTGGTTCTGACCGATTCGACCCGTTCGATCGCAGTGGTCGCGATACCCGGTCGCCGTCGCCGTCATCGTCATCGTCGTTCGTACGCGTCATGGTTGATTTTCGCTGGGGTTCGCGCTACGCCGTCCTCGAATCGCACGTCGCTGGTCGGCGATTGCGGTGGGCTGTCCTGCCATCGAGTCGTCCACCCGAACGCTCATCGGCCTAACTCCTCGTCGATGTCCGCCTGCGTAAAGTCGAAGAACTCCTCGCTGTCCGGGAGGTCGACGTCGATCACGTTCAACCGCGTCGGTCGGCCCTGCGGATCGAACGCCTTCCAGTCGCTCCGACGGTAGGGGGCGCCGATGATGATGTGCACCGTTCCGCGACCGAACGTCTCGAGATCGGCCTGGCTCGGTCGCATCACCCCGTTCGGGTGGGAGTGCACGCTGCCGAGTGCCTTCACGTCGTTCGGGATCGAGCTCGTCCGTACGGTCGCGCTGACGCTGTTCGACTCGGTTCCCGGCACGATCAGGATGTCAGTGATGACGAGTCCGTCCTGTTCGAGGCCGAGTTGCGTCGCTTCGGTGCCGCGAAGAAAGCCCATGTACTCGTTGGGATGGGTGGCCTCCGACGACTCCAGCGCGAACTCGAGCGTTTCCTCGGCGATCCCGAGAATCTCACTCGAGCGAAAGAGCGCGTCCAGCAGGCCCATACCCCTCGTCGGCGCTTGACGTTGCTAAACGTTGCGGAACCCGTTGCAGGGCAAAACCAGTTCCCGCCGTGTTCCGCTGGTCGCTATCACCCCGTCTGGTTGTCACTACCCACCCAGACGATCGCTCGAGTGTGCGTTCCTCCTCGGTGGCCACCCGAGTGTGCGTTCCGACACCTGCTTGGTAAGCGTTATACGCGCCGATGCCAAACTACCGCTACCGATGACACGTGACTCCGCCGGAGGTTCCGGCGATGACGGAGATGTTTCCGTCGTTTACGATCTCGCTCCCGATTGTACCGCTTCGGATCTCGAACCAGACACCCAGTACCTAGCCGAAATCAACGGCATCGTCGAGTACGGTATTTTCGTCGACCTCTCCGAGAACGTCTCCGGACTGATCCACGAATCCGTCCTCGAGGGCACGTTCCAGGTCGGCCAGGAGCTCATCGTCGAACTCGAGGACGTCCGCGAGAACGGCGATCTGGCGTTCCAGCCAGCCGATATCGACACCGACGACGAGTACGCCGTCGAACCGGTCACCCACGAGTATCCACTGACGGGTACCGACCGCCTCGGGGCCAACGTCGGCGAGCAGATCCACCTCGAGGGCGAAATCGTCCAGATCAAACAGACCGGCGGCCCGACGATCTTCCACGTCGCCGACGAGTACGGCGTCGTCCCCTGTGCCGCCTTCGAGGAAGCCGGCGTACGCGCCTACCCGGCAGCCGAGGTCGGAGATATCGTCCGCGTGACCGGCACGCCCGAAACCCGCGAGGAAACCGTCCAGATCGAAGTCGACGGCCTCTCCCGACTCGACGGCGAGGACGAAGCCGACGCGCGGGAACGACTCGAGGCCGCACTCGACGAGCGCGCCCAGGCCCACGACGTCGAGCCGTTGATCGACTGGCCCGCCTTCGAAAAGCTCCGGGACGACCTCATGGAAGTCGCCACGTTGCTGCGACGAACCGTCCTCGAGGGACGCCCGATTCGCGTCCGCCACCACGCCGACGGCGACGGCATGTGTGCCGCGGTGCCCGTCCAGCTCGCACTCGAGCAGTTCATCGCCGAGGTACACCAGGACGACAACGCGCCACAGCACCTGATCAAACGTTTGCCCGCGAAGGCACCGTTTTACGAGATGGAAGACGCCACGCGTGACCTCAATTTCGCGCTCGAGGATCGCGAGCGACACGGCCAGCAACTGCCGCTGTTGTGCATGCTCGACAACGGCTCGACCGCCGAGGACGTCCCGGCCTACGAGACGCTGGCCCACTACGACATCCCGATCGTCGCCATCGACCACCACCATCCCGACCCCGACGCAGTCGGCGACCTTCTCGATGCCCACGTCAATCCGTACCTCCACGACGAGGACTACCGGATCACGACCGGAATGCTCTGTGTCGAACTCGCCCGGATGATCGCCCCCGATCTGACCGACGACCTCCGACACATCCCGGCCGTCGCGGGCGTCTCCGACCGCTCGAAAGCCGACGCAATGGCGCAGTACCTCGAACTCGCCGCCGAAAACGGCTACGACGAAACCCGGCTGAAGGACGTCAGTGAAGCCCTCGACTACGCCGCGTTCTGGCTTCGATACAACTCCGGCGATCAGCTGATCCAGGACGTCCTCGAGCTATCCGATGCCGACGAAGAACGCCACCAGCGGCTCGTCGAGTTCCTCGCCGACCGTTCCCGACGCGCTGTCGACGACCAGCTCGACGCCGCGATGACCCACGTCGAACACGAACGCCTCGACAGCGGGGTTCACCTCTATCGGATCGACGTCGAACACCACGCCCACCGCTTCACGTACCCTGCACCGGGGAAGACGACGGGCGAAATCCACGACCGCAAAATCACAGAAACCGGCGACCCGGTCATCACCGTCGGCTACGGGCCGGACTTCGCCGTCCTCCGCAGTGACGGCGTCCGCCTCGACATCCCGCGGATGGTCTCCGAACTCGAAGAGGAGATTCCGGGTGGCGGCGTCTCCGGTGGCGGGCACCTCGTCGTCGGCTCGATCAAGTTCGTCAAGGGCAAACGTGAGGAGGTCATCGACGCCCTCGTCGAGAAGATGGCTGCCGCGGACATCGACGAAGCGCTCTCGAGTGCGGCACCGCTCGAGAACTGAAATAGATCCGTTCGTCTTCTGGTATCTCGGTTTCTCTGTTGCCAGCGACTGTCAGGTGATGCCACCCGAGTACCGCCGCGGCGACTAGCCCCGCACCAACAGCACCGAGCAACTCGAGTGGCACCACGACACCATCGTCGTCCCCATCCCAGTCGGCTTCGAAGACGGTTTCGTAGTACGATCCAGCGGCTTCACCGTGGAGAACGAGGGCGACCTCGCGGTTGTTTCGGAGCGAATTTTCGTTCCAGTTGATACTCCCGACGACGGCCGTCTCGCCGTTGACGACGAGGCCTTTGGCGTGAATCTTCCCAAAATGGTCATCCTCGTCGACGAGTCGTGCCTCGAGTGGAAGGTCGTCGTCGGCCGCCCATTCCTCGAGCCGCAGGACGAGTTCCCGATTGTCCGCCTCGAGGTACCAGCTCGAATCGAGCAACACCCGTACCTCGACGCCTCGCTCGGCGGCATCGACGGTCGCCTCGAGCACTGAGAGGTCGTCGCCACGGATGCTGGCCTGTTTGATGATGATCGACTCGTTCGCACCCTCGAGTAACTCGACCAATCGCCCCTCGGCGTTGTCGGGGGCGAGCAGGAGTTCTACCTCGTCGACGGTGAGTTCCTGCGGTTCGTGAGTTTCCGGAAACGACGCCATCGGTGAGTCGTCCTCGACGAACGTCGCCGTGTCCCGGTGTTCCGTCCACGGCGAGACGTCCCAGCCGTCCGCGTCGGCTCGAAACACCGCCTTGAGGTCGGCAGCGAGTGCTGGCTCCTCGACGACGACACTCCAGCCGCGACTGGAGGTGCCCCCGAGCCCTGATGGCTTCCAGTTCTCGGTAGCGACGAGTACGGATTCGTCGACGACGGCGTACTTCGGGTGGTGGTAGCGATATCGGGCACCCGACCCGCCCAGTGCGTCGACCTCGGCGCCCGCGGCCTCGAGTCGGGTGAGAAGGTCATCCGTTCGTTCGGGCGTGCCGCCGACGGGGCCGGCCTCGACCAGCACCTCGACGTGAACGCCACGCTCGAGGGCGGCTTCCAGGGCGTCAGTGACGTCCGGCGAGACGAAGGTGTAGCCGGCGACCAGTATCCGATCTTCTGCCGAGTCGATTCGCTCGAGCACGACGTCGGGGCTGTCGGGGAGGACGAACGCCGTCGCCGCTGATCCGTCGTAGGAGGTCACCGGAAAACAGGGGGCACCGCGGGGC of the Natronosalvus vescus genome contains:
- a CDS encoding FAD synthase; amino-acid sequence: MVAQGTFDLLHPGHVHYLERAAAMGDELVVIVARPTNVDHKEAPICSAHQRRELVDALAVVDRAILGDTEDIFRPIEELEPDVIALGHDQHHDPDAIREELECRGVDCRVERASGREPQYEDELLSTRLIIERILRRRG
- a CDS encoding Mov34/MPN/PAD-1 family protein; this encodes MGLLDALFRSSEILGIAEETLEFALESSEATHPNEYMGFLRGTEATQLGLEQDGLVITDILIVPGTESNSVSATVRTSSIPNDVKALGSVHSHPNGVMRPSQADLETFGRGTVHIIIGAPYRRSDWKAFDPQGRPTRLNVIDVDLPDSEEFFDFTQADIDEELGR
- a CDS encoding DHH family phosphoesterase; the encoded protein is MTRDSAGGSGDDGDVSVVYDLAPDCTASDLEPDTQYLAEINGIVEYGIFVDLSENVSGLIHESVLEGTFQVGQELIVELEDVRENGDLAFQPADIDTDDEYAVEPVTHEYPLTGTDRLGANVGEQIHLEGEIVQIKQTGGPTIFHVADEYGVVPCAAFEEAGVRAYPAAEVGDIVRVTGTPETREETVQIEVDGLSRLDGEDEADARERLEAALDERAQAHDVEPLIDWPAFEKLRDDLMEVATLLRRTVLEGRPIRVRHHADGDGMCAAVPVQLALEQFIAEVHQDDNAPQHLIKRLPAKAPFYEMEDATRDLNFALEDRERHGQQLPLLCMLDNGSTAEDVPAYETLAHYDIPIVAIDHHHPDPDAVGDLLDAHVNPYLHDEDYRITTGMLCVELARMIAPDLTDDLRHIPAVAGVSDRSKADAMAQYLELAAENGYDETRLKDVSEALDYAAFWLRYNSGDQLIQDVLELSDADEERHQRLVEFLADRSRRAVDDQLDAAMTHVEHERLDSGVHLYRIDVEHHAHRFTYPAPGKTTGEIHDRKITETGDPVITVGYGPDFAVLRSDGVRLDIPRMVSELEEEIPGGGVSGGGHLVVGSIKFVKGKREEVIDALVEKMAAADIDEALSSAAPLEN
- a CDS encoding phospholipase D-like domain-containing protein, which encodes MSGATSQSSHTATPVGRACPVAAETALPSATDHPGTTAFDPPPGPRITAVYPNPTTDGNVGEYFVLETPPATRLDNWTITDGHTTAEFPNVTVSDPVAVTMDPDETAAMTDLAVIELEGYVRLAADGDRLTLQDGDTVVDTISYGRARTATVWHRNASSPDGSSAVQDGSGVGTTDPADGGWWPRGAPCFPVTSYDGSAATAFVLPDSPDVVLERIDSAEDRILVAGYTFVSPDVTDALEAALERGVHVEVLVEAGPVGGTPERTDDLLTRLEAAGAEVDALGGSGARYRYHHPKYAVVDESVLVATENWKPSGLGGTSSRGWSVVVEEPALAADLKAVFRADADGWDVSPWTEHRDTATFVEDDSPMASFPETHEPQELTVDEVELLLAPDNAEGRLVELLEGANESIIIKQASIRGDDLSVLEATVDAAERGVEVRVLLDSSWYLEADNRELVLRLEEWAADDDLPLEARLVDEDDHFGKIHAKGLVVNGETAVVGSINWNENSLRNNREVALVLHGEAAGSYYETVFEADWDGDDDGVVVPLELLGAVGAGLVAAAVLGWHHLTVAGNRETEIPEDERIYFSSRAVPHSRALRRCPRQPSSRRGRR